In a genomic window of Helianthus annuus cultivar XRQ/B chromosome 10, HanXRQr2.0-SUNRISE, whole genome shotgun sequence:
- the LOC118482619 gene encoding uncharacterized protein LOC118482619: MSKYAKFLKDIISNKQKLEDINCVVMKESCSAILQNRLPTKMGDPCSFTLPCLKGNMSVSHALADLGASINLMPYKVFTKLDLGEPSPTRMSIRLADHSIKYPRGFVENMLVKIDKFVFPVDFVILDMDEDSRVPLILGRPFLNTARTIVDVAAGQITLQVNDEHVTFDIKRSMQHPQSQDDALYYVDIVDTYIDREDAEKSKPSVEDPPSSKLKELSPHLEYAFLDEERRLPVIISSSLTDEEQSRLLSVLRLHKKALAWKIMDIKGINPSFFYSHDSDGRGVQALCTASEAVVPKYARSCQKGGD; encoded by the exons ATGTCGAAGTATGCGAAGTTCTTGAAGGACATCATCTCGAATAAGCAGAAGCTTGAGGATATTAACTGTGTGGTGATGAAAGAAAGTTGCTCTGCAATCCTTCAAAAtcgtctgcccacgaaaatgggagatccttGCAGTTTCACGCTTCCTTGTTTGAAAGGAAatatgtctgttagccatgcattggctgatTTGGGAGCGAGTATCAACCTTATGCCCTATAAGGTTTTTACAAAGTTGGATCTAGGTGAGCCATCGCCTACACGAATGAGCATTCGACTAGCTGATCATTCCATCAAATATCCACGTGGATTTGTTGAGAATATGCTTGTTAAGATCGACAAGTTTGTGTTTCCAGTGGATTTTGTTATCCTGGATATGGATGAGGACTCTAGGGTGCCTTTGATTCTCGGACGTCCATTCTTGAATACCGCCCGGACCATTGTAGATGTAGCTGCGGGCCAGATTACACTCCAAGTGAATGATGAGCATGTGACCTTTGACATCAAACGGTCAATGCAGCACCCGCAGAGTCAGGATGATGCACTCTACTATGTTGACATTGTTGACACGTAT ATTGATCGTGAGGATGCAGAAAAGTCAaagccttcggttgaagatccaCCGTCTTCGAAGCTTAAGGAGCTTTCGCCCCATTTGGAGTACGCATTTCTAGACGAGGAGCGCCGTCTGCCGGTTATTATCTCATCATCTTTGACGGACGAGGAACAGAGCAGACTGCTTAGTGTTTTGCGACTTCATAAGAAAGCACTAGCGTGGAAGATTATGGATATCAaaggcatcaatccttctttttttTACTCACATGATTCTGATGGAAGAGGAGTACAAGCCCTGTGCACAGCCTCAGAGGCGGTTGTACCCAAATATGCAAGAAGTTGTCAAAAAGGAGGTGATTAA